From the genome of Etheostoma cragini isolate CJK2018 chromosome 23, CSU_Ecrag_1.0, whole genome shotgun sequence:
GcatgaaaacagaaatattacaaATCACATAGTCATGAAAAAACAGCAGGTACTACCCAATATAAGTGATTATTTGTGGTTTTTAGTAACtcctaacatttaaaaactccTCTCAGCAAAAGAGTGTTGGCTGGGTCTTTAAAAATGTCCCTGTGTGTCAATCATCCACATCTGAAGAGTCCAGCTACAGCAGACATTACAGCAGTCCTACACTTGGCTTCACTCAGCTAAGTTGGCAACACATCCTCCTGCACAGGTTTGCCAGCTCAGGATGCACCATTTCGAAGTCTTTGATCTGACCTGAGAGCTGGCTGTAGAAAAGCTAAGATatcaatagaaaaaaatcacattctGTGGAAATCTCTTGTTGCCATTTTTTCCAGACAGAATATTCAATGGGATGATATTGCTTTGAACCCTGCAATTCTGACCAGTAAGCACTTTTGTAATATGGTTTAGTGACATTATTAAGTTCCAGAACTTGAAAACTAAATCACTGGAGACTCCAAAAGAGTTCCAAATTTCATAATAGTCAcaagttgttgttattttgtttttgtttttttaaattgctttatttttgcTGTTCTATGCTCAAACTTCTGTTACTGTTGTATGAAAAAAGCTCTTCTATATTTCTTTGAACTTGCCAACACAAAGTGCGATTGACCACAACAAAGCCTAACTCCCTGCTGTCTGTAAAGAGGATTTAACCCAAGTTGGGCTGAATAAACTTTAATCATCACAGTAGATATCACAATATCAGAGCATCCGTTCACAATCAGTATAAAAAAGAACCTCCAACTATCTGCAATCGCAAAATGGGAAGAAAAATCATTGAGAATGGACCATACATAACGATAGGTAGATTAGAGGTGCCATTAGTTCTGGATGATAGTTGATAAAAAAGATACACAGCTGTGAAACcttggtaaaaagaaaataaacacagcaaAGAGAAAGATAGCAGGTCAACAGCAgtggaaaaagggaaaattatCACAAAGAGTTATTGTTAAATTTCTCGCTGTGGCAacttagttgtgtgtgtgtaaacagtgATAGAGACAGAAGACCAGTGTTATCTTCAGAGCCAGGCTGGTAGAGTGGGGAGTAATGAGGGATAGCCTTGTCTGTATCAAAGAGCCGCAGAATTGAGGATATCTCAGGTCAGACTGTGTATCAGGTAATCTAATGgcaatgaacacacacagacactatgattacacacttacacacacacacacacacacacacaccacataacTCAGCCCGActtcaaacattaggtacaggtattatatttttagattatATTGTTTATCTAGCCATTGTCATATGTACTCGCAAGAACCGGACCACGTTCCAAGGGCTGAAGGACAGAGATATGAATGTTCTGAATAATATAGATTAAAGCTCTCGTTAATATGATTTATTCAGATGTTTTTCAGTCAGTTTGCATTTGTAGTCACCCAAGGTCTTGTCACTACAAGCAAAACACCTGACAAGTattacatgttttgttaaatcTCTCACTCTTACATCTTGAATTGGTAAGTGGGTCATCTGGTCCAGATGGTATCTTTTAACTGCAACTTGTCATGCACTCTAATAttaactcttaaaaaaaaaagaatattacgGGAACATGCAAAATTATCTCACATGTTATGTTAAAATTGTCTCAATATGATCAAATATGGgtagtgttgtgttttcagcatACCAGCAATCCAACAGTCATTCTGGCCATACACTGGGCATTTATCTGAGGGAAGCAGCCTGCAACTGTTTCAAGCAGCCTCTCTAATTTTGGTGCCAAGACTTATCTTCAGCGGTATAGACTATTGGAGGCTTTTATAGGGTGGCTGCATAAGGCTCACATGTGGCAGACCATCTTTGAAGTGCGATAGAGATAATCACTGGAAGATATTTATTCAGGCACATGGACACACATACCTGTCCATCTACTCCCCCCAAGCATGTGATCTGTACTGCAGCAATAAACCCTCCAGTAATCTGAGTGTGTGGCAGCcggtactgtatgtgaagtgtATTACAAAAATAAGCTGTGGGCTTTAATACACCTGTACCCTCAGGGAGAAAAATAATGACCACAGAGGCACAGCTCCGGATTCCACTGTGTGATGGAGAGAACCACCATCCCTCTTTGTGTGTATCTATGCCTTTATGTGCGTACATTGACTGTTTGAACTGGAGTTGAGGCTACAGCGCTGTAATATTTCCCTTTCTGACATTTTCCTCTTTCAGGGCTGAGAGCAACTTCAGTAGATGAAATCAATTATCCGAAACTGTGTCACTTCTCAAGAAATATAACATGTCCATGAGACGCTCCAAACGCCCCATGAAAGAAAATCCAATTACATGACCTGTGGTTATAAATCCCCTAATATACTGGAATAATAACCATGTCCTAGAAACAAATAATCAGTGAGAAGTTAATGAACTTAATACAAGTTTATAGCAGGACTCAGGGCATGTAGGGAAACAACCAGACTGTAATTGTCACTGGGTGAGGATCCATAGCTAAAAATTGTTCACTCTGCAGaataaataattagttttaataGCTTGTATTGCTTAATCATTTCTATAGGATACTCCATGAAATTGCCCAAGGTATAAAATATGACTGTGGGTAAGTATGAGTGCAATTTATAAAAACCACCAAAAATGACCACATTACCACATCACTATTATAGGCAAAAACAAGTGTATTGTTCATAGACATGTTATTATCTGTTCCATCAATGGTGACATTACAGCAATTAAAGTTCTAATACGTTTTATAGTCAGCCATTGTGTAACTTCACCAACAGCTGGCGCCACAGATTGGAGTGGTGTGAAGGAGAAGGCTGGGTCAAAACTTGTCTGTCAGTCAATATCTGCCATGTTGAGGTAtatttgagcaaggcactttcTGTAAAATAACAATTCCATATTCTTGTGTTTTGATATTTGGTCTTCTTATGAAGAAGGCATGTGAAATAAGAATTGTCATGTGGAGAAATAAAGTTCTTAGGGATGTCTCTATTGGTATAAACCAAATAAAgtaaattttattttcaagggggtcccaaaacaagacatttatgaTGCTTTGTTTATTGTAACAATGTGCACtaccaaaatgtcccagttcccttcattaaaaaaaaactggagccTATTTCACAAAGTGACGAATGCAAGAGAATCATTAAGcagcacaaaataaatacagaacacaGAGCAGCCAGAAGTTTCAATTAAGGATATCCACACTGACAGTCTGTGAGGGGAGTAGAGCCATTTGGGTTTAAAAGTgtgggttttatttttcatttctttttgttgaaatCACTTTTTAATTTCCATATGCGTTCATGcttgagaggaagagaggttAAACTCAAACTTTCATTAAACAACACAAGAAAGTATTGCATCAGGAAAGGACACTGTAACTAAAAAAGATCCAGGAAACCATTGAAGATTCAATGAGATGTGGGCTTTTTGAAGTGCCATTTATCCATTAAAACATATCTTTTTGAAATTGATTTGGCTTTACTGGTGTTAAAGTTTTATCTATTCTGATTACTAATTGTGCCCGCTGCAGCTgtgtaacataaaacaaaataaaatatagggAGGCAGGATGGTACCATGCAATGCAGGCAAAGGACCTACCTTCTCTCTTTACATCCCTCCTTTCCCTCTTTCTATATCTCCTGCTAACTCCCAAAATATGCCTGAATCTCTGTGGTTTTACACAATGCTGCTGATATGGTGTTGTGCATTACACAACAGTACAGCCCCTCCCATCCTCTCAAACTCAGCACCCTcccactatctctctctccttccctccctcgtTCTGATATTAATGACACAGCTATCTGAGGCAGCGGCAGTTCTCCTGCGCTCTCCCTCCTGCAGGCTGcgctcatacacacatacactcttaAAACCAATAGGATACTGGACATACATAGGTTACACATACTTAGAATCTGCAGCTGCGGACACAGAcatacactcactcacacatacacacgcacactatTATACGCATTCAGACACTTTGAGCTTATATGAGAGGCAGTTGCAGACACTTTCACTTTACATACACTTCTCATTTCTCCTTTTCAACATTCACACAGAAAAATGAGGACAATTGTACTTTGCGTTTGTGCCACTCTCCTGCTTACAGCCACCTTGGTGCCACACACCAGCCGGGCAGCAGACCTCCCTGTCAACTCACACCAGCGATGGGACACTAAAGGACAATTTTCTTTGGGATCTGAATCTGGGACTCCCACCTCCTGCCCTATTAAACTGAGACCCTCGGGCCAGTGTGGGACCTCCGGAGCCATGGCAGAGGAGGGGGAGGACTGCCCTTATCAGCTCACCCTGCCTCCCCTCACCATCCAGCTGCCCAAGCAGTTCAGGCTGCTGGAGAAGACGATGAAGGAGCTGCAGAGCTTGAAGGAGGTGGTCAACAAGCTAAAGAGCGGATGCCAGGAGTGCCGTGGAGCACGGGGCAATGGAGCTTTCGGACATCAGCAAGCGGACCAGGGACAGATGCAGGTCCCCATTCAGAGGGATGCTGGGGAAGAATTGAGACTGGACCTGACAGGACAGGACGTGCAAGGTGGGTCCAGCCAAGAGGAGAGGGGAGATGGGATGGTCCCTGGAGCTACTGTGGACGTTGCTGGACTGGGGCATGGTTCTATTTTGGGGAAAATTACACCGAGCACTATGCAGGAGATGCAGGTAAGAGACACAGTTCAGTCTCACACTTTTAATAGGAAAATGCAGGATTTTAACaaggaatgaaggaatgaagACTACTACAAAAATACTTGGTTCAATGACCCTGGgcatatatacaatatatacattttgaatttctgATGTCAATTCAAGTTTATTATGTGTTTTGTCAGACTAATCCAAAGTAGCACAATCAATTTTTGGCATTGTTCAAACTGTGTAAAATTGGTAAACATTCTGTaccaaaaaacattatttagagGTCTGTACAAACAGTGCATTTGTTGCACTGCACCAATTCTGTATTTCCATCACAGTCATTACAATTTCCATAAGAAAGTATCATTATCAGCCTTTTATCAGATTTTAGTGACACTGATCTAAACAAACTAAGCTAGAATGTGCTTTAAAGACGTGATTTAAACGTAACATAAATGTTGTAACAAAGTCACCTACAATTGCCCTGTCAAACATAACCAGGTGGAATTTAAACTGGCCAGATGTTAAAAGACCTGTAAAGTCCTACCTGGCACCAATCCACCAGGGAAAATTCTTGGCACTGTAAACAGGTTGGGGAATCAGCGTTACACACCAGCTAAGCCAgtattttttttgctctgtCTGGTCAGCTTGTTGACTCTCCCAGCCACTTTGGCAGATGGCCAACCATCATGTAGACTTGTTTCTATTGTAAAATTCCAATTGGCTGGTAAACAATGAAGGAGGCTGGTGACTCTAGTAAACCACCGGCTTTGTATTCTGTGCACAGAATTAATTTCCTTCCCCTCTGCTCTGGCCCTTCACAGGTGAAGTTGAATAGGATGTCAGCCAGTCTGCGCAACGCAAGGAGCCAGATCTCAGCTATGCAGGGTCGTATGGAGGGGCTCAACATGGACAACGTGCAGGCTATGATGGACAGGCGGGTGGAGAACATCACTGGAGTGGTCAACAAACTCAGCTCCACCTGCACTAGCCAGTGTGCAGTACATAACAGTCCTCAGTGTAAGCCTGCTCTCTCTAAAATAAGAATTACATTAAAAGTTATATCCcattctgttccatctttgctATTTCAAAGATGTCTCTCTTCTCATATATTCAACTTTTTGCAGTCTTTTTCAGCATGATCAATAAGCCCTCTTTCTTTTgcttatgattattattttctatttccttAAAATTCCCCACAGAAGTTCACACCATACACACCCAGCAGTTCAAGGTTGTTGTAACTTGAATTTTCTGGCAAAGGATCTATCCAATCATGCTTAAGTGGATATGGTGACTTGTAATCCttataaagaagaaaacaactcTGGGTGGTCACCTTCACCCGATTGAGCCTTTCTCTCTGGGAAAGGGAATCTTCCAGGCTGACAATGACATTAACAAACACACGGTGGTTTGTTGCGACATGCCTCCATTACCGATATGAACACATTATGTACAATCATGAGAAGAGGAATTTTCCATCAGCTTTATGCTATGCTATAGGGAGGATCTGCAAAAGCTTCTCATGTCCACTACCGTTAAGCCTTAGTCGGCTTAGTGCAGCCATAACAAAAATTACCACACAAAATAGCTTTGGGTTGAGgtcatactgtacatgagtGAAGAAATTTGACAACTGGGGTCAGAGTGAGAATTCAAATTACCTGTTATATAACTAATTAAGAGCCTTGGCATCCCTCTACTCTCCATAATCAGACACTTAAAAAAGGGGAGAGGGAAGAGACAGATACTTGGCACCTACATTACTACATAGTGTGTGAACATTAAAAACTAACCTTAACAAAGGAAggttaagtttttgttttttttgttgaggtTCAATTCCTTAAAGAGGAAGTCCAGAGATGAATGTGATTAGAATCAGTTGAAATGCAGCTCTCTTTTTATACTGAAATTGAATAATATCCCAATATTGCATGCTTGAATGTGACACTATATTGGGGCTTTTATGTGGAAAACAGATGTGAGCTTATTTCTAAGTAGATTAGCTGGGACAGTGGTGTGAAGGGAATCCcagctttctctctttctttgtgttttcttcccccataaacttgtttctttctccttcaaGCTCTCCTTCAATCCTGTCCTCTCCCTTACACATTCATCCTCAGTGTATCCgctcttcatctctttatttCCCTTCATATCTTGACTCTTTTTCACTTCTTCTCTTGCCATAACTTTccctgtctcactctctctaatCTCCTTTCCGGTGCCTTACCCCtgcctctctcttcctctggaGGTCATGCTCTTGAGTGCTCATTCCTGCATAAAACAACTAGCTCTCATTAGCGTTTGACAACAACACAAGAAATAATGTAGGCAGCTTTCCTGACATTAGTCACGGATGGCACACAGGGTCAGTAACACTTGTCTTTGTACATCAATCTGccatgttaaactaaaaaattGGCAAATTATTTTGCTGCAGGTTAGGTAATCGTGCCTAATGGTGTCTAGTGAATCCAGACAAGAAACAGCTGTTGTTACCAGTAGTAGCCCCACAATTATAAGAGTTTCACAACATGAGTATAAACAAATGCCACAATTACTTTTTACTCAAGTGATGTGTCCTATTCCAAAAGACTACATTAATAATGGATAAGAACTGAGCATTTTAGATCttaaagatggaaaagaaggTTTTCCTCACACTACTTACTTTATGTCGCaacaattccattttttttcccgtaaaaaaaacaccagatgCTAAATTAATATGTCAACAATTCAGCTGCCAAATTGTAGctaaatctttaaaaatcagaaaagaaTTCTGTTTTCATTCAAGACAAGCAACCAGACCTAAGGTGACAACCTTGGAGATTATAACAACATTTTTAGGAGATGtcatataaaacaaatgtgaagTTTTATTTAGATACTGTATTATCTATATACTGTAGAAGGTGTAGTGAGGGATCATTGGCAATCAGATGTTAACCACTCAGACATAAGCAAGGATTTAGAAACCAGCCACACTGGCACATTGGCACTAGGCTACACTACACTCAGTAGGTTTAGAGAACAGCATCTAAGGATGctcaaaaaaatacatgtttctaAATGTTCACCCGTTTATCCAAACTGATTTGTTCCAAGCTTAAAACATACAGCAGCAGCTGATAATGAGCATGCAGACAATAAGACCCTGGCACACATTACCCATACATTTTAGGTAaatttaaaattgcaatttcACCATCATGCAGGATTAATAGTACGTTTGCCAAGATGCTTTTCATCACTCATGCTGCAAAAGAAGCTCAGTGCTGTAAGCGTTTCTTTCACCCTCTTAGGCAATTCCTATCACTGCTGCATGCACGAATCTTTACTTTCACTCCTGTAAGACATGTTAGGGCCTTGAGGTGAAGTGATAGCAATTCATGTTACTGTTCAGCTACATTAACTCAATTATAAACAAAGAATGAATGCTCTGTCCGCCATGCTGTCAGGAAATGCTTGTGGTGACACACAGCTTCCTAAAGGAAGGGTGTAGCTTTTTGATGAGAGTCTCTTGCTGTCAAAACAAGACAGTAGTATTCCATGTAAGCTCTTTTTGTGGGGAAAGATTATACTATCACATTGGATACACATTTCCTTCAATTACAGGTGCTAATCTTAGCCGTCTACTGCTTGTCACATAACATGCTTCCTTGATAACAGAGTTGTCTTCCTTTTCATGCCAATCATTTATCTATGTCCAGTCATGCAAACAGGCAATGTGGTAAGGTTGGTGGAGAAGTTGTCTATAAAAGCCTCAAAAGCATCAGTCATCAGCCTTTAAGATAGCAGGCTACCACTTTTTATGGAAGTTAGTAAGTGAGCAAAAAAGCAGTCAAAGCAATCAGCCAACCACCTAACCATTCCACTGACTCAAAAGCCACCTCAACAGTCAGATAATCAATTAGCCAACATTAATTTTGACAGTTAACGCATCAATTAAGTGGCTGATATCAGAGTTATTTAGGTCAGGCACGGT
Proteins encoded in this window:
- the fgl2a gene encoding fibrinogen-like 2a, whose product is MRTIVLCVCATLLLTATLVPHTSRAADLPVNSHQRWDTKGQFSLGSESGTPTSCPIKLRPSGQCGTSGAMAEEGEDCPYQLTLPPLTIQLPKQFRLLEKTMKELQSLKEVVNKLKSGCQECRGARGNGAFGHQQADQGQMQVPIQRDAGEELRLDLTGQDVQGGSSQEERGDGMVPGATVDVAGLGHGSILGKITPSTMQEMQVKLNRMSASLRNARSQISAMQGRMEGLNMDNVQAMMDRRVENITGVVNKLSSTCTSQCAVHNSPQFILAPRDCSDYNVLETRKNGVYRVTPDPRNGTFEVFCDMESYGGGWTVIQQRLDGSVSFNRTWAEYKKGFGNLRGEFWLGNDHIHLMTKAKDMILRIELEDFEGVREYAKYDQFYVANEYLRYRLSVSGYSGTAGNAISFNKHFNHDQKFFSTPDRDNDMYPSGNCGTYYSSGWWFDACMSANLNGKYYHKRYKGVRNGIFWGTWHNMSTEYYPTNYRQAFKTVKMMMRPKNYAP